DNA sequence from the Oligoflexus sp. genome:
ATAAGCTGCTGAGCCTGAAGCATGACGAGTTTCGTCGGCTGTTCCTGCTTTTTTCCACGCGACTGGGTATCCTCGTCGCTACCTTCATGTTCGGAATCAACTGTTTTGTCCTGGGCACGACTCATCCTGTTACGGTCCTGCTCGGACTCTTTGGAATCCTGCTCTTTGTGCTGCAGCGCTTTTTTTCCCAGCCGACCCAGCTGCAGCAGGGCTGTATCATCATGATGAGCGCGCTGATTGCGCTGGTGCTCGCCGTGCCCATTCTGATGAGACACGACCTGTCAGGCGCTTTTTTCTTCATGCCCGTTGCCATCATGATGGCCGCCTTCCTTTTTGATATCCGTGCTGCAACCTACGTTCTGGCCATCATGCTCGTCTATAATATGCTCTTTACTGCCGGATGGCTGAGCGCGGCCTTCGGCTTGGACGTCGCGCTCCTTCACAACCGGCCCTGGGCCTCGGCTTTGGATCGCATGGTGTCCTGCGTGGCGGCCTTTTTGGTGTCGATGGGCTTTTTGCAGCTGAAAAAACAGCATGAAGAGATGATCATGCAGCAGCACGAGGAGCTGGCGCTGCAAAAGACTTTGAACTCCCTGGGAACCATGGCCAATGGCATCGCCCATGAGCTGAATAATCCCCTGGCCATAGCCCAGGGCGCGAACTACATTCTGAAAAAACTCACCAAGGATCATGGCGAATGGGACAAGTGGCTGAAATCCAGCGAGGACGCCCTGGATCGCATGGCGGCCGTCGTCAAGGCCATGGAAGTTTTTTCCGGTCGTTTGAATGCCGAAGATGCTGTTCGCCTGGAACCGAGGGCCTATATCGAGTCCAAATTGAAAAGCTTTGAGACGGAGCAGAGGATTCCGCCTGGGCTTTTGACCTGGGACCTGGCCCCTGAAGGCGATATCCTGATGCGCGAAACGCATCTGAATGTCATTCTGCAAAATCTTCTGATCAATGCCTGGGAAGCCACGCAGAAGATGGAGCAGCCAGGCATCGCGCTGCGCAGCTGGATGACGCCCGAGCATTACTGCCTGGAGCTGAGCAACAGCGCGCAGCCTTTGGATGCGGATACGCTCGATAAATTATTCGATCCCTTTTTCACGACCAAAAAAGTCGGGGATGGGCCAGGCCTTGGCCTGACCATCGTCTATGGACTGGTCGGGAACTATGGGGGGCTCATCGCCACGGATTATAGCGATTCCCGCTTTGTCGTGCGTCTGTCTCTTCCCCGATATGACGCGCTCAAGGACGTGGCCTGAACGCGGCTCATTCCTTTCCCGGCGTGGTCTCCTGCCTCGCGATTTCCAGAGCCTTATCCCAAAGGGACTGCAGCGTGGGATGCGCGGCCTGAAAAACATCCGAAAAATACCCTTGAGCCGCCGTCAGGGTCGTGCCGCCAATCACCGCCGGCGTATACTTGTAAAAACGCGCGTCATCATGCGTGCGAATGATATCCACAAAGGCCTTGACCGTGCTGGGGCTGGCAAAGCAGACCACTGACGGCTCGCTGGTCAGCTTTTTCAGGGCCTCGGGCTCGAACTGCTTGATGCCTTCCGTGCGATACATCTCGATGTCATGGACCTCAAGATTGTGTGTGCGCAGATGATCACCGATCGCAAAGGCAGGCTCCGCCGGACGCGGAAACCACAGGACAGGCCCTTTTTTGATTTCAAGCACCAGGGCGTTCGCAAAGTCCTTACCATTATGCACAGGAATCAGCCGCACCTTCAGATTCTGACTCACCAGAAATTTATAGGTTTCCATGCCAAAGGTCAGAAACTCGGCTTTCTGCAGCAGCTCCCGAATGGACGCCGTCTGATTCAGAAAACCCTCGGCCGCTTTGCGGCTCGTAAGGATGACCATATCGCAGGGCCTTTGCGGCAGCTGCGGCGGGATGCAAACCTGCCTTGTGACTGGGAAGCGCAGCACAGGGAGATCGAGCTTGACGATTTTCTGATCCTGCGCCCAATCCTCGGCCGGCCTTGTCCAGATGATCCGTTTCATGTGGTCCCTTTCCGTCTGTTCCGCTTTTCACGGGGCGCTGGTTGGGCTACAATCGAAGCGACGCAGGAGGAGCCCGACGCCCGTGATGACCCTCGAAGCCGTTTCCAAATCATACGACAAGATCCCTGTCTTGAAAAACATCAGCTTTCACATCAAGCCTGGAGAGCGGGTCAGTCTCCTCGGACCAGGAGGCTGTGGAAAGTCGACAGTACTCAAGATCCTCCTGGGTTTGACGCCTCCGGACCAGGGCGCGGTTCAGCTCATGGACCGCGATATGGTGGCCGCCAGCGAGCGTGAAAAACAGGAGACTCTGCGAAAAGTAGGAATGGCGTTTCAGCAGGGTGGCCTCTTTGATTTTATGACGGTCGAGGAAAATCTGACGTTTGCCATGGAACACATGACGGACATGAGCGTCGATGAGATGTCACAAAAAATCGAAGCGCTTCTGAAAACGGTCAAGCTCACCAGGACCCGCCGCATGTTTCCGCACGAACTCTCGGGCGGTATGAAACGGCGTATCGGAATTGCCCGCGCTTTGGCCACCGATCCTGTGGTTTCGATCTTTGATGAACCAACCTCGGGTCTTGACCCTGTGACCTCGACCATTATTTTGAACATGATCCACGAACTCGGCACGCAAACGGAAACCGGCGCGCAACTCGTCGCGACCTCTTCGGTGGAAATTGCGATACGCTTCGCCGAACGCCTTATTCTGATCAATGAAGGTGAAGTCGTGGCGGATGGTTCATGGAAGGATTTGATCCTGAATTCCACCGACTGGGTGAAACACTTTCTGAGCGTGCGTCTGATCGGGATTGATATTGAATATGCGCGGGAGTTGGGGCTGCCGGACGAATTCATCCGGCAGCATTGGAAGCTTTGAATTTCAGTGCGCGACCAGAGCCTTGCCTTCAAAGTACGCCTGGTATTTCGGCCAGGTGTAATCGGCGATTTTCTTGCCCATGACGAGTCCTGCTTCATTATCCGTACGGATATGATAGCCCCCGAGGAGGCGGGACATGGCGGCCATTTCCGCTGTCGCCATGAAAGTTGGCAGCGGCAGGCGTACTTCCTTGGAAGCGGGAACGTCCTTGGCTGGTTTGCCATCACGCGCCTGCATCTCCGCGGTCGAGAATTTTTCCTCGGTCAGCTCACCGACCTGACGAATGGCCACGGCACCGAATTTTTCCGAGCCCGTGAAGTATTCCAGAATGCGGGCCGCGCCGGCGCTGGCTGTGGCATGTCCCGAGACATATCCAGGAAAGGGCGGTGTGACGAACATATCAGGCGAATAAGGATGCCATTGATCGCCGGGGATTTTGCCGAAACCTTTTCCAGGACCCTTCCAGGCCATCACGGGTTTTTTGCCATAATACTGGCGAACCCAGTGATACGGCCGCGAGGTATCATAAAAACGCTTGCTATCCCAGCTCGAAACGAAAGTGTCATGCACCACGTTGGCGACGGCGAAGAAAAGTTTCACGTCACGATCCAGATCATTCTTATCACGGCGCGAGACGTCCATGGCAAAGCGCAGCCAGTGACCGGACTGTCCTGTGGAACGCGGCCCATCGCGCATGAATTCGACGACGGCTTTCTGCTCAAGACTCAGCTTCGCCTGGACTTCGGCGCATTCGATGATGTCCTTTTCCAGCTCCTTGCTGCCCCACTCGGGTGGAGGTGGAGATCGGAATTGACTCGTGCTTTCCAGGGCGAAAGGTTTTACGCGATACCAGTGCGCCGTCAGGAAGTTAGGACTGAATGTCTTTCCTTCCTTGTTCACGAATGCGATCGGCATCCAGCTGGTGGGATTGGTGATCATGCCGGGCTTATTCACCGAGCGATAATAGGTGTAATCCGAATAAGGCTTGCCGTTGCCACCGGCTTCATCGCCCAGCTGATTGGCGCCATCCCGATGCCGATACTGAATCACAGCCGAGGCCGTGAGATTGCCGATGCCTTCGGGCTTGGTGCGATCGGAGCTATTGTTATCGGGATCATAGCCCATCGTCTTCATCTGCTCACGGATCCAGTCCTGATCTTCGTTCCCGAAAATATCCAGGAGGGTCCGATAAGCGGCATAGGCGATAGCGGTTTCCTTGTTCTTCTGGGTTCTTTCCTTTTCTGGGCGGCGCAGCTGATCCCCGTAGCGGGTGCCGACGGCCTTGCCATCATAGGCGGCCCAGGCATCGAACATCGCGGTCTCGACGATAGCCATCGACCTTGAAAGGATAGTCGGGCGCGCACCGACCCGGTCCACCTCGCGGCCGCTGGCCTCCAAAAGAATTTCCAGCCAGCGGTAGGACGCCGTAGGGTTGGGGTTGGCGGCCTGATGGATCAACTCGGCCTCCTGGGCCCGCAAGGCCGTTCCAGATCCAAGGAAGCATGTCAGCGCAAGGCTTCTGAGCAGGATTTTCATCGTATTTCCGTCCCAATGATGATTCTTTTTTCATCATAAGTGTAACCCGATCTACGGCACGCCACAATGTCAGTTATTGCCCAGGCCCGTGATTGGATTGCAAAAAAGGCATTCCTCCTGGGGCTGCGCCGCTCTTTGGATCAAAGGCCCTGCTTTCCAAAACTTTTTTTGGAAAAGCTTCTCCATCTGGTATAGAACAGCCTGAATCACCAATGCGAAGCCCGTGCTTCGCCCTGAGGACGGGAGCAGCACCTTGGAAAAAGCCGGCAAACTCATTGTGCTCGACATCGACAACACCGTGTTCAACTGGGTTGAATACTATGTGGCTTCCATGAATGCCCTGGCCCGCAAGGTGTCAGACATAATCGGCGCGAAGCCCGAAACGCTGTTCCACGAAGCCCGGCTTATTTTTGAAAAGGAAGGCTCGATCGAATATCCCTTCCTCGTCCAGGAGCTTCCAACCGTCATGCAATACTATGGCGGCGACATCGAACGCATGCTGCGGGAGGCGGTGGAGCCGGGCCGCATGGCCTTCAACGAGGCGGCTCAGAAAACGCTCGTCCCCTATGCCGGCGTCATGGAAACCATGCAGACGATCAAACAGCGCTGGCCGCACGTCCCCGTCATCGCTCTGACGGATGCACCCCGCTATGTGGCCATGTGGAAACTCAATAAGCTGCAGCTTCTGCCCTTCTTCGATGCCGTCTATGGTTTGCCGGATCCGCGTATTCCGGCCGATGTGAAATCACAGAAAGTCAAAGTCGATCCAGAGATCCTCATCAAGCATCTGCAGAAGAGCAATTTTGATTTTGCCGGTCGCATCCGCGTCCTTCCCGATGATTATGAAAAGCCGGGGACCAAGGGTCTGAAAACCGTCCTCATGGATTTTGAAATGGAATCCCATCTGTCGGATGTCCTGTGGGTCGGTGATAACCTTAGAAAAGACGTGGGCCTTGGCAAGCGCCTGGGTGTGCACACCGGCTGGGCCCGTTATGGAACGGTGATTCAGGACACTTCGAAAAAACTCCTGCTCGAATTCAGTCCGCAAAACAATGTGGCGAAAAATGTGGCCCTGGATCCGGCCAGTCAGGATGCGCCGCAGCCTGATTTCGTCCTCGAAACTTTTTCTGATATGATCCCGGCCGTCGAACAACTGCTGACTCCCTGAAGAGATCCACATGACAACAGACGTTTCCCCGCGCGAGACCGGACGCCTTTTGCGTCTCGCCGTTCCCGTTATCTTCACCTCCGTCGGCAACATGATGATGGGCCTTGTCGATACCATGGTCGTTGGCCAGTATTCATCCCTGGCCCTGGCCGGTGTCGCGGCGGGCAATAGTGTCTTCTATACAGTGGCCATGATCGGCATTGGTTTTTTGGGAGCGATGGATCCCATCGTGGCTCAATCGCACGGCGCGCGCGAACCCAAGCAGGCGCTGCAGTGTCTCGCGAGCGCTCTGCAGCAGGCTTTGGTCTTCGCCCTGCTCGCCACACCGCTTTTACTTTTCATCGCCGCGCACCTCGACTGGACCGGGGCCGCTCCTGATGTGGCGCATGCAGCGGAACCTTTCCTGAGAACCTTGAGCTATGGTCTGCTGCCCATGATGATCTTTCAGGTTTTTCAGCGCTACTGGCAGGGCATGGAAATCGCGCTGCCTTTCACGCTCATCATGATCCTGAGCAACATCATCAACTATATCTTCGCGCTGGCCTTCGTGCATGGCCGCTGGGGTTTTCCCCCTATGGGCGCGGAGGGTGCAGCCTGGGCCACGCTTGTCGTGCGACTGGTCTCGCTCGTGGCCGCGGTGATTTACACTCTTTGGCTCTGGAAGAAGCGGCCCTATTATCGACCGGATTTCGCGCGTCTTCTGCCGCTTTTGAAAAATTTCCATCGCAGCATGCACGTCCGAATCTTCCGCCTTGGTTTGC
Encoded proteins:
- a CDS encoding HAD family hydrolase; translated protein: MEKAGKLIVLDIDNTVFNWVEYYVASMNALARKVSDIIGAKPETLFHEARLIFEKEGSIEYPFLVQELPTVMQYYGGDIERMLREAVEPGRMAFNEAAQKTLVPYAGVMETMQTIKQRWPHVPVIALTDAPRYVAMWKLNKLQLLPFFDAVYGLPDPRIPADVKSQKVKVDPEILIKHLQKSNFDFAGRIRVLPDDYEKPGTKGLKTVLMDFEMESHLSDVLWVGDNLRKDVGLGKRLGVHTGWARYGTVIQDTSKKLLLEFSPQNNVAKNVALDPASQDAPQPDFVLETFSDMIPAVEQLLTP
- a CDS encoding MATE family efflux transporter — its product is MTTDVSPRETGRLLRLAVPVIFTSVGNMMMGLVDTMVVGQYSSLALAGVAAGNSVFYTVAMIGIGFLGAMDPIVAQSHGAREPKQALQCLASALQQALVFALLATPLLLFIAAHLDWTGAAPDVAHAAEPFLRTLSYGLLPMMIFQVFQRYWQGMEIALPFTLIMILSNIINYIFALAFVHGRWGFPPMGAEGAAWATLVVRLVSLVAAVIYTLWLWKKRPYYRPDFARLLPLLKNFHRSMHVRIFRLGLPSSLQMGLEVCAFSLTTLMVARLGAEMLATHQIVLNIASFAFMFPLGLSAATATRVGYHMGRKHRPEALTTSWLGIVIGALMMATSALILFAIPNQLLRLFTQDLAVIQLGVSLIFLCSLFQIFDGIQVVSAGALRGLGDTKTALYTNLLAHWCLGLPVGFTLCFWLNKGLWGLWVGLALGLFFTAVFNTYAILRKRLT
- a CDS encoding sensor histidine kinase, which codes for MKSLGRERVHKLLSLKHDEFRRLFLLFSTRLGILVATFMFGINCFVLGTTHPVTVLLGLFGILLFVLQRFFSQPTQLQQGCIIMMSALIALVLAVPILMRHDLSGAFFFMPVAIMMAAFLFDIRAATYVLAIMLVYNMLFTAGWLSAAFGLDVALLHNRPWASALDRMVSCVAAFLVSMGFLQLKKQHEEMIMQQHEELALQKTLNSLGTMANGIAHELNNPLAIAQGANYILKKLTKDHGEWDKWLKSSEDALDRMAAVVKAMEVFSGRLNAEDAVRLEPRAYIESKLKSFETEQRIPPGLLTWDLAPEGDILMRETHLNVILQNLLINAWEATQKMEQPGIALRSWMTPEHYCLELSNSAQPLDADTLDKLFDPFFTTKKVGDGPGLGLTIVYGLVGNYGGLIATDYSDSRFVVRLSLPRYDALKDVA
- a CDS encoding ABC transporter ATP-binding protein, translating into MTLEAVSKSYDKIPVLKNISFHIKPGERVSLLGPGGCGKSTVLKILLGLTPPDQGAVQLMDRDMVAASEREKQETLRKVGMAFQQGGLFDFMTVEENLTFAMEHMTDMSVDEMSQKIEALLKTVKLTRTRRMFPHELSGGMKRRIGIARALATDPVVSIFDEPTSGLDPVTSTIILNMIHELGTQTETGAQLVATSSVEIAIRFAERLILINEGEVVADGSWKDLILNSTDWVKHFLSVRLIGIDIEYARELGLPDEFIRQHWKL
- a CDS encoding uroporphyrinogen-III synthase, which produces MKRIIWTRPAEDWAQDQKIVKLDLPVLRFPVTRQVCIPPQLPQRPCDMVILTSRKAAEGFLNQTASIRELLQKAEFLTFGMETYKFLVSQNLKVRLIPVHNGKDFANALVLEIKKGPVLWFPRPAEPAFAIGDHLRTHNLEVHDIEMYRTEGIKQFEPEALKKLTSEPSVVCFASPSTVKAFVDIIRTHDDARFYKYTPAVIGGTTLTAAQGYFSDVFQAAHPTLQSLWDKALEIARQETTPGKE
- a CDS encoding vanadium-dependent haloperoxidase, yielding MKILLRSLALTCFLGSGTALRAQEAELIHQAANPNPTASYRWLEILLEASGREVDRVGARPTILSRSMAIVETAMFDAWAAYDGKAVGTRYGDQLRRPEKERTQKNKETAIAYAAYRTLLDIFGNEDQDWIREQMKTMGYDPDNNSSDRTKPEGIGNLTASAVIQYRHRDGANQLGDEAGGNGKPYSDYTYYRSVNKPGMITNPTSWMPIAFVNKEGKTFSPNFLTAHWYRVKPFALESTSQFRSPPPPEWGSKELEKDIIECAEVQAKLSLEQKAVVEFMRDGPRSTGQSGHWLRFAMDVSRRDKNDLDRDVKLFFAVANVVHDTFVSSWDSKRFYDTSRPYHWVRQYYGKKPVMAWKGPGKGFGKIPGDQWHPYSPDMFVTPPFPGYVSGHATASAGAARILEYFTGSEKFGAVAIRQVGELTEEKFSTAEMQARDGKPAKDVPASKEVRLPLPTFMATAEMAAMSRLLGGYHIRTDNEAGLVMGKKIADYTWPKYQAYFEGKALVAH